A genomic stretch from Nocardia wallacei includes:
- a CDS encoding amino acid permease has translation MASVRRPVELSALADALHAEDAGYRRSLHARQLQMIAIGGVIGTGLFLGAGGRLAGAGPGLFLVYAVCGVFVFFILRALGELVLHRPSAGSFVSYAREFYGEKLAFAVGWTYFFHWCMTGIVDITAIATYFRYWGFFEAVPHWLLALLALVAVVCTNLISVRWFGELEFWVALIKVVALVGFLVVGTIFLAGRFTIHGEHTGVGVVAEHGGLFPTGALPLITVTTGVVFAYAAVELVGIAAGETRNPEEVMPRAINSVIARIAVFYVGSLILLGLLLPYTAFHAGESPFVTFFAGIGLPAAGTVMNLVVLTAAFSSLNAGLYSTGRILRSMSMNGSAPGFAARMSRNGVPYVGILATGAIALIGVGLDAVVPNQAFEIVLNVSALGTIVSWTVVLLCQLRLWYRWRQGVAYRPKFRLPGTPYTTIAALIFLAAVVALMAFGGTPVQRTAVLALVAVLGPALICGWFLARRKVLRIAEIRHGHAGQFPVLAERPWPGRPEEPEVIVEQPRGKFPEGGV, from the coding sequence ATGGCTTCAGTCCGGCGACCTGTGGAACTGTCGGCGCTGGCGGATGCGTTGCACGCGGAAGATGCCGGGTATCGAAGATCTCTGCACGCGCGGCAGCTGCAGATGATCGCGATCGGCGGCGTCATCGGGACCGGACTGTTCCTCGGCGCGGGCGGGCGGCTGGCGGGCGCCGGGCCGGGGCTGTTCCTGGTGTACGCCGTGTGCGGTGTCTTCGTGTTCTTCATCCTGCGGGCGCTCGGTGAGCTGGTGTTGCACCGGCCCTCGGCCGGGTCCTTCGTGTCGTATGCGCGCGAATTCTACGGTGAGAAGCTGGCTTTCGCGGTGGGATGGACGTATTTCTTCCACTGGTGCATGACCGGGATCGTCGACATCACCGCCATCGCCACGTATTTCCGGTACTGGGGTTTCTTCGAGGCCGTGCCGCACTGGCTGCTGGCATTACTGGCACTGGTCGCCGTGGTGTGTACCAACCTGATCTCGGTGCGCTGGTTCGGCGAACTGGAATTCTGGGTAGCCCTCATCAAAGTCGTTGCGCTGGTGGGCTTCCTGGTGGTCGGCACGATATTCCTGGCCGGGCGGTTCACGATCCACGGCGAACATACCGGGGTGGGCGTGGTGGCCGAGCACGGCGGCCTGTTCCCCACGGGCGCCCTGCCGCTGATCACCGTGACCACGGGCGTCGTATTCGCCTATGCCGCAGTCGAACTGGTCGGAATCGCGGCAGGTGAGACGCGCAATCCCGAAGAGGTCATGCCGCGCGCCATCAATTCGGTAATCGCCCGCATCGCCGTGTTCTATGTCGGCTCCCTGATCCTGCTCGGACTGTTGTTGCCCTACACCGCTTTCCACGCCGGTGAGAGCCCGTTCGTGACGTTCTTCGCGGGCATCGGCCTGCCCGCCGCCGGCACGGTCATGAACCTGGTCGTGCTGACCGCGGCGTTCTCCAGCCTGAACGCGGGCCTCTATTCGACCGGCCGGATCCTGCGCTCCATGTCGATGAACGGCAGCGCTCCCGGCTTCGCGGCGCGGATGTCGCGCAACGGCGTGCCCTACGTCGGCATCCTGGCCACCGGTGCGATCGCGCTGATCGGGGTCGGGCTCGACGCGGTGGTGCCGAATCAGGCGTTCGAGATCGTGCTCAACGTGTCGGCGCTCGGCACCATCGTGTCGTGGACGGTGGTGCTGCTCTGCCAGCTGCGGCTGTGGTACCGATGGCGGCAGGGCGTGGCGTATCGTCCGAAATTCCGGCTGCCCGGCACGCCGTACACCACCATCGCGGCGCTGATCTTCCTCGCGGCTGTCGTGGCGCTGATGGCCTTCGGCGGAACCCCGGTGCAGCGCACGGCGGTGCTGGCCCTGGTCGCGGTGCTCGGTCCCGCCCTGATCTGCGGGTGGTTCCTGGCCCGCCGGAAGGTGCTGCGCATCGCGGAGATCCGGCACGGCCACGCCGGGCAGTTCCCGGTGCTGGCCGAGCGGCCGTGGCCGGGCCGCCCGGAGGAGCCGGAGGTCATCGTCGAGCAGCCCCGCGGCAAATTCCCGGAGGGCGGCGTCTAG
- a CDS encoding acyl-CoA dehydrogenase, whose product MDSLIMSARDIEFLLYEWLDVTGLTARERYREHSRDTFDQVLSLSRELATEYFAPHNRDSDLHEPTFDGEKVHILPAVKQALDAFGAAGLVSAAMDERVGGMQLPYTVFSACMAWFYAANVATTSYSMLTMGNANLLAAHADDDQIDRFVRPMLAGRYFGTMALSEPQAGSSLADITTRAVPQDDGTYRLFGRKMWISGGDHELSENIVHLVLARIPDAPPGTRGISLFIVPKFLPAADDSVGARNDIVLAGINHKMGWRGTVNTAPVLGDGAFTPGGQPGAVGYLVGEPNRGLSYMFHMMNEARLGVGLAATALGYTGYLKALDYARNRPQGRPATARGQSTAQIAIVRHPDVRRMLLAQKAYAEGALALQLYCGTLVDEQRSATAESDVRRATTLLRVLTPIAKSWPSQWCLAANDLAIQVHGGAGYTRDFDVEQHYRDNRLNPIHEGTHGIQSLDLLGRAVTADSGAALTLLLETIGATVAAARATADGELGDYADALQQSAGRVVATTGLLWKDLDPAPALANSAAYLEAFGHVVLAWIWLEQAVAAHGRTGSFYDGKRAATRYFFRWELPRTTPLFDLLDSLDRTTLDLDDDCL is encoded by the coding sequence ATGGATTCGCTGATCATGTCGGCCCGCGATATCGAGTTCCTCCTCTACGAGTGGCTGGACGTGACCGGGCTGACCGCCCGCGAGCGCTACCGGGAGCATTCGCGCGACACCTTCGACCAGGTGCTGAGCCTGAGCCGGGAGTTGGCGACCGAGTACTTCGCCCCGCACAACCGCGACAGCGACCTGCACGAGCCGACCTTCGACGGCGAGAAGGTGCATATTCTGCCGGCGGTGAAGCAGGCGCTGGACGCGTTCGGCGCGGCGGGCCTGGTCAGCGCGGCGATGGACGAGCGGGTGGGCGGCATGCAACTGCCCTACACCGTGTTCTCCGCGTGCATGGCGTGGTTCTACGCCGCGAACGTCGCCACCACCAGCTACTCGATGCTGACCATGGGCAACGCGAACCTGCTGGCGGCGCACGCCGACGACGACCAGATCGACCGTTTCGTCCGGCCGATGCTGGCGGGCCGCTACTTCGGCACCATGGCGCTGTCGGAGCCACAGGCGGGTTCGAGCCTGGCCGACATCACCACCCGGGCCGTCCCACAGGACGACGGCACCTATCGCCTGTTCGGCCGCAAGATGTGGATCTCCGGCGGCGACCACGAACTGTCGGAGAACATCGTGCACCTGGTGCTGGCGCGGATTCCCGACGCACCCCCCGGCACCCGCGGCATCTCGCTGTTCATCGTGCCGAAGTTCCTGCCCGCGGCCGATGACTCCGTCGGCGCGCGCAACGACATCGTGCTGGCGGGGATCAATCACAAGATGGGCTGGCGGGGGACGGTCAACACCGCGCCGGTGCTCGGCGACGGCGCCTTCACCCCCGGTGGGCAGCCGGGCGCGGTCGGTTACCTGGTCGGCGAGCCGAACCGGGGACTGTCCTACATGTTCCACATGATGAACGAGGCGCGGCTGGGCGTGGGACTGGCCGCCACCGCGCTCGGCTACACGGGATATCTGAAGGCGCTCGACTACGCCCGCAACCGGCCGCAGGGCCGCCCGGCCACCGCCCGCGGCCAGTCGACCGCGCAGATCGCCATCGTGCGCCACCCCGATGTGCGGCGAATGCTGCTGGCGCAGAAGGCCTATGCCGAGGGCGCATTGGCACTGCAGCTCTACTGCGGCACGCTGGTGGACGAACAGCGCAGCGCCACAGCCGAATCCGACGTCCGGCGGGCGACCACACTGCTGCGGGTACTCACGCCGATCGCGAAGAGCTGGCCCAGCCAGTGGTGCCTGGCCGCCAACGATCTGGCCATCCAGGTGCACGGCGGCGCGGGCTACACCCGCGACTTCGACGTCGAGCAGCACTACCGCGACAACCGGCTGAACCCGATTCACGAAGGCACACACGGCATTCAGAGCCTCGACCTGCTGGGGCGGGCGGTCACCGCGGACAGCGGGGCGGCGCTGACCCTGCTGCTGGAGACCATCGGCGCGACGGTCGCGGCCGCGCGCGCCACCGCCGACGGCGAGCTGGGCGACTACGCCGATGCGCTGCAGCAGTCCGCCGGACGGGTGGTCGCCACCACCGGACTGCTCTGGAAGGACCTGGACCCCGCACCGGCACTGGCCAATTCGGCGGCCTATCTGGAGGCGTTCGGGCATGTGGTGCTGGCGTGGATCTGGCTGGAGCAGGCGGTGGCGGCGCACGGCCGCACCGGCTCGTTCTACGACGGCAAGCGCGCGGCGACCCGCTATTTCTTCCGATGGGAGCTGCCGCGCACGACGCCACTGTTCGATCTGCTCGACTCGCTCGACCGCACCACGCTGGACCTCGACGACGACTGCCTGTAG
- a CDS encoding WS/DGAT/MGAT family O-acyltransferase, with protein sequence MDLLNPIDAIFLAIESREHPMHVGGLQVFEPPPDATDDFVRELYEEARAATDVRPRFRRRQRRILGGFSSLVWSHADDVDLGYHLRRSALPAPGGRTELLDLVGRLHSGLLDRHRPLWEGRIIEGLSGGRFAVYVKVHHALMDGVSALRLLQRTLTDDPYDTRLRVPWTQGRSEVLDDAAPGMWEQLRKTLPRMATGVGAAAGASRALAEGQLELPLAAPPSMFNVPIGGARSVTVGSWPLDRVHAVRRATGATVNDVVLAMSAGALRSYLMERNALPDKPLTAMVPVDLRGSADADSDGNLVAAVLCNLATDLANPAARLSAISASMRRSKRVFQQLPRLEAIALSALLMSPLGMTLLPGFEALPRVPFNLVISNIPGPRKPVYLQGARLDSNYPLSIPFDGQAVNITVTSTADTLDFGLVACRRSVPQLPRMIEHLETALADLAHATG encoded by the coding sequence ATGGACCTTCTCAACCCGATCGACGCGATCTTCCTGGCAATAGAATCCCGCGAGCACCCGATGCACGTCGGCGGTCTGCAAGTGTTCGAGCCGCCGCCCGACGCCACCGACGACTTCGTGCGCGAGCTGTACGAGGAGGCGAGGGCGGCCACCGATGTGCGCCCCCGGTTCCGCCGTCGCCAGCGCCGCATCCTCGGCGGCTTCTCCAGCCTGGTGTGGTCGCACGCCGACGACGTCGACCTCGGCTATCACCTGCGGCGCAGCGCCCTGCCCGCGCCCGGCGGCCGCACCGAGCTGCTCGACCTGGTCGGCCGGTTGCACTCCGGCCTGCTCGATCGGCACCGGCCGCTGTGGGAGGGCCGGATCATCGAGGGGCTGTCCGGCGGCCGGTTCGCGGTCTACGTCAAGGTGCATCACGCGCTCATGGACGGGGTGTCGGCGCTGCGGCTGCTGCAGCGCACGCTGACCGACGACCCGTACGACACCCGCCTGCGCGTCCCGTGGACGCAGGGCCGTTCCGAAGTCCTCGACGACGCGGCGCCCGGAATGTGGGAGCAGCTGCGAAAGACGCTGCCGCGCATGGCGACCGGGGTCGGCGCCGCCGCCGGGGCGTCCCGCGCGCTGGCCGAGGGGCAGCTCGAGCTGCCCTTGGCGGCCCCGCCGTCGATGTTCAACGTCCCGATCGGCGGCGCGCGCAGCGTGACGGTCGGCTCGTGGCCGCTGGACCGCGTCCACGCGGTGCGCCGCGCCACCGGCGCCACCGTCAACGATGTGGTGCTGGCCATGTCGGCCGGCGCCCTGCGCTCCTACCTGATGGAACGAAACGCGTTGCCGGACAAGCCGTTGACCGCGATGGTCCCGGTGGACCTGCGCGGCAGCGCCGACGCCGACTCGGACGGCAATCTGGTGGCGGCGGTGCTGTGTAACCTGGCGACCGACCTCGCCAACCCGGCGGCGCGGCTTTCGGCGATCAGCGCATCGATGCGACGATCGAAGCGGGTGTTCCAGCAGTTGCCGCGACTGGAGGCGATAGCGCTGTCGGCCCTGCTGATGTCGCCGCTGGGTATGACGCTGCTGCCGGGTTTCGAAGCGCTGCCCCGGGTTCCGTTCAACCTGGTGATCTCCAATATCCCCGGCCCCCGTAAACCGGTGTACCTGCAGGGCGCGCGGCTGGACAGCAACTATCCGCTGTCGATCCCGTTCGACGGTCAGGCGGTGAACATCACGGTCACCTCCACCGCGGACACGCTCGACTTCGGTCTGGTCGCCTGCCGTCGCTCGGTCCCGCAGTTGCCCCGCATGATCGAGCACCTGGAGACCGCGCTGGCGGACCTGGCGCACGCCACGGGCTAG
- a CDS encoding AraC family transcriptional regulator — translation MATVQHPGIRNWDFPRGVASVALMVGYAREHGLPAARMLRGTGLSERVLADPDVQIDAHTELAVVRNLVRALADDRPALGVEVGRRYRITTFGIFGFACVSSPTLGEAISFALRFLELSFTFCIPVTRWEPGEFVADIHDELVPADVRRFLVERDVLAMHQVMTDLLGRPLELIRAEFDYPEPDYADQLTEIIGTRPRFGRPRNLFSLPPEILEQPLPQANEHTWAMCLAQCRDLVHRRRARTGIAAEVRERLMPRGGADGFAAPPGIDAVARDLNMSTRTLRRHLDTAGTSYRALLDEVRRALAEEMLTATPLSVSDVAIRLGYAEASTFIYAFKRWTGTTPSAYRRERVVANGLTAGSPSRRF, via the coding sequence ATGGCAACGGTGCAGCACCCCGGCATTCGCAACTGGGACTTCCCGCGTGGGGTGGCGAGCGTGGCGCTGATGGTCGGCTACGCCCGCGAGCACGGCCTGCCCGCCGCCCGCATGCTGCGCGGCACGGGACTGTCCGAGCGTGTCCTCGCCGACCCCGACGTGCAGATCGACGCGCACACCGAATTGGCGGTGGTCCGCAATCTGGTGCGGGCGCTGGCCGACGACCGCCCGGCGCTGGGTGTCGAAGTGGGCCGCCGCTACCGCATCACCACGTTCGGCATCTTCGGCTTCGCCTGCGTGTCGAGTCCCACACTGGGCGAGGCGATCTCGTTCGCGCTGCGGTTCCTGGAGCTGAGCTTCACCTTCTGCATTCCCGTAACCCGCTGGGAGCCTGGGGAATTCGTCGCCGATATCCACGACGAGCTGGTGCCCGCGGATGTCCGGCGGTTTCTGGTCGAGCGCGATGTGCTCGCCATGCACCAGGTGATGACGGATCTGCTGGGGCGCCCGCTGGAGCTGATTCGCGCCGAATTCGACTATCCCGAGCCGGATTACGCGGATCAGCTGACCGAGATCATCGGCACGCGGCCGCGATTCGGGCGGCCGCGGAATCTGTTCTCGCTCCCGCCCGAAATCCTGGAACAGCCACTGCCCCAGGCCAACGAGCACACCTGGGCGATGTGCCTGGCCCAGTGCCGCGACCTGGTACACCGGCGACGCGCCCGCACCGGCATCGCCGCCGAGGTCCGGGAGCGGCTCATGCCGCGCGGCGGCGCCGACGGTTTCGCCGCACCGCCCGGAATCGACGCCGTCGCACGCGATCTCAACATGAGCACCCGCACCCTGCGCCGCCACCTCGACACCGCGGGCACCAGCTACCGCGCCCTGCTCGACGAGGTCCGCCGGGCGCTGGCGGAGGAAATGCTCACGGCCACACCGCTGTCGGTGAGCGATGTGGCGATCCGCCTCGGCTACGCCGAAGCCTCGACCTTCATCTACGCCTTCAAACGCTGGACGGGCACCACACCCTCGGCCTACCGCCGCGAGCGCGTGGTCGCCAACGGACTGACCGCGGGATCGCCATCGCGCCGATTCTGA
- a CDS encoding metallophosphoesterase — protein MIVLAQLSDTHFDSHAHNTERVERVLAYLADLPHRPDAILVTGDITDSGKVEQYEQARAALRADVPVWILPGNHDDRANLREVLLRQPPSDEPINQALRLDGLTVALLDSTIPGESGGELSADTYTWLTELLRDTPADTAVLLALHHPPMPMYSTVVDPIRLANPDRLERIVAADERIVGVVTGHMHSMATTLFGGRQLVVAPSVASLIGGQWEVGGPGQVPIDYAPDPSLVLHAIDGHRLTSVVRIVPMGGRIAVQPR, from the coding sequence ATGATTGTGTTGGCACAGCTCAGCGACACCCACTTCGACTCGCACGCACACAACACCGAACGGGTCGAGCGGGTGCTGGCCTACCTCGCCGACCTGCCGCACCGGCCCGACGCGATCCTGGTCACCGGCGACATCACCGACTCCGGCAAGGTCGAACAGTACGAGCAGGCCCGCGCCGCGCTGCGGGCCGACGTCCCGGTGTGGATACTGCCGGGCAATCACGACGACCGCGCCAACCTGCGCGAAGTGCTGCTGCGCCAACCGCCCTCCGACGAGCCCATCAACCAGGCCCTGCGCCTGGACGGGCTGACCGTGGCCCTGCTGGATTCGACCATCCCCGGCGAGAGCGGCGGCGAGCTGTCCGCCGACACCTACACCTGGCTGACGGAACTGCTGCGCGACACCCCGGCCGACACCGCGGTGCTGCTGGCCCTGCACCATCCGCCGATGCCCATGTACAGCACCGTGGTCGACCCGATCCGGCTCGCGAATCCGGACCGGCTGGAGCGGATCGTCGCCGCGGACGAGCGGATCGTCGGCGTCGTCACCGGGCATATGCATTCGATGGCGACCACGCTGTTCGGCGGCCGGCAGCTGGTGGTCGCGCCCAGCGTGGCGTCCCTGATCGGCGGGCAGTGGGAGGTGGGCGGCCCGGGGCAGGTGCCCATCGATTACGCCCCGGACCCGTCCCTCGTCCTGCACGCCATCGACGGCCACCGCCTGACCTCGGTCGTCCGCATCGTCCCCATGGGCGGCCGGATCGCCGTACAGCCCCGCTGA
- a CDS encoding cytochrome P450 — MHEVMSHDARFRLRSGDSWRDPWTMYAALREFDPVHHVVPQDRPHEDYYVLSRYADVYAAVRDPETFSSAQGLTVDYNNLSEIGLGENRPFVFTDPPDHTVFRRRVAKGFTPRQVQEISPAVREFVAERIERMRAAGGGDIAAELFKPLPTMVVAHYLGVPEADRAKFDEWSEAIVAASATGGVLQAQAAVGELSQYFAALIERRRAAPGDDTISHLLASGLAADGDVGGVLQILGFAFTMITGGNDTTTGNLGGAVQLLTLYPRQRQLLLDDPDLLPGAIDEFLRLTSPVQGLARTTTRDVEIEGVTIPAGRRVLLLYASANRDEREYGTDAGELDILRRPKNILTFGNGNHHCLGAAAARMQATIALRELLTRCPAFTVDLDQVRYTDGSYVRWPVSVPFRAAA; from the coding sequence ATGCATGAGGTTATGTCTCACGATGCTCGGTTCCGCCTCCGGTCCGGCGACAGCTGGCGCGACCCTTGGACGATGTATGCCGCGCTGCGCGAGTTCGACCCGGTGCACCACGTGGTCCCGCAGGACCGCCCGCACGAGGACTACTACGTGCTCTCGCGCTACGCCGACGTGTACGCCGCGGTCCGCGATCCCGAAACGTTCTCCTCCGCACAGGGTTTGACCGTCGACTACAACAATCTGTCGGAGATCGGGCTCGGCGAGAACCGGCCGTTCGTGTTCACCGACCCGCCGGATCACACGGTGTTCCGCCGCCGGGTGGCCAAGGGGTTCACACCGCGCCAGGTGCAGGAGATCAGCCCGGCCGTACGGGAATTCGTCGCCGAGCGGATCGAGCGAATGCGCGCCGCGGGCGGTGGCGACATCGCCGCCGAGCTGTTCAAACCGCTGCCGACGATGGTGGTCGCGCACTATCTCGGTGTGCCGGAAGCGGATCGGGCCAAGTTCGACGAATGGAGCGAGGCCATCGTGGCGGCCTCGGCCACCGGTGGCGTGCTGCAGGCCCAGGCCGCGGTCGGGGAGTTGAGCCAGTACTTCGCGGCGCTGATCGAGCGGCGGCGCGCCGCGCCCGGGGACGACACCATCTCACACCTGCTGGCCTCGGGCCTGGCGGCGGACGGCGACGTGGGCGGCGTGCTGCAGATTCTCGGCTTCGCCTTCACCATGATCACCGGCGGCAACGACACCACCACCGGAAACCTCGGCGGGGCAGTGCAATTGCTGACGCTGTACCCGCGGCAGCGTCAGCTGCTGCTCGACGATCCCGACCTGCTGCCCGGCGCGATCGACGAGTTCCTGCGGCTCACCTCGCCGGTGCAGGGCCTGGCCCGCACCACCACCCGGGACGTGGAGATCGAGGGTGTCACCATCCCCGCCGGGCGGCGGGTGCTGCTGCTGTACGCGTCGGCCAACCGCGACGAGCGCGAATACGGCACGGACGCAGGCGAACTCGACATCCTCCGGCGGCCGAAGAACATCCTCACCTTCGGCAACGGCAACCACCACTGCCTCGGCGCGGCCGCGGCCCGTATGCAGGCGACCATCGCGCTACGGGAGTTGCTGACCCGCTGCCCCGCCTTCACCGTCGACCTCGACCAGGTGCGCTACACCGACGGCAGTTACGTGCGGTGGCCGGTCAGCGTCCCCTTCCGGGCCGCGGCATGA
- a CDS encoding RluA family pseudouridine synthase, protein MDTRWPQLRQRCLLEEDAAILALNKPAGISVTGERHDTDIVELAADHGETLYPVHRIDKVTSGLVLLAKDLGAHGQLTRQFTKRTADKTYLAITASTGLPDHGSIELPLSVGRKNRVRIAAPRDRIVHTADSWQVDERDLLAGKNYPSRTEFTTVLRADEYTLLAVRPITGRRHQIRVHLAWIGHPIAGDPLFDRSGRYPRTHLHSWRLRLEAAWRTPGVLDLEAPPGPDFWTVGETTLTPAAEVLGGL, encoded by the coding sequence GTGGATACGCGATGGCCACAGTTGCGACAACGGTGCCTGCTCGAGGAGGACGCCGCGATCCTCGCACTGAACAAACCGGCCGGGATTTCGGTGACCGGCGAACGGCACGACACCGATATCGTCGAACTGGCCGCGGACCACGGCGAGACCCTCTACCCGGTGCATCGCATCGACAAGGTGACCTCGGGGCTGGTGCTGCTGGCCAAGGACCTCGGCGCGCACGGACAACTCACCCGGCAGTTCACCAAGCGCACGGCCGACAAGACCTACCTGGCGATCACGGCGTCGACCGGTCTGCCCGACCACGGCAGCATCGAGCTGCCGTTGAGCGTGGGCCGCAAGAATCGGGTGCGGATCGCCGCGCCCCGCGACCGCATCGTGCACACCGCGGACAGCTGGCAGGTGGACGAACGAGACCTGTTGGCGGGCAAGAACTATCCGTCCCGCACCGAGTTCACCACCGTGCTGCGCGCCGACGAGTACACGCTGCTCGCGGTCCGTCCGATCACCGGGCGCCGCCATCAGATCCGGGTGCACCTGGCCTGGATCGGGCATCCGATCGCGGGCGATCCGCTGTTCGACAGGTCCGGGCGATATCCGCGCACCCACCTGCATTCCTGGCGGCTGCGCCTGGAGGCGGCCTGGCGGACGCCGGGCGTGCTCGATCTGGAAGCCCCACCCGGACCGGATTTCTGGACCGTCGGCGAGACCACGCTCACACCGGCGGCCGAGGTACTCGGCGGGCTCTAG
- a CDS encoding TetR/AcrR family transcriptional regulator, with translation MSGQPRRRQRSVTTQRPGHAGESGQRWLSEPRAAHAAERILDAAAELFAARGVAATGMADIAKAAGCSRATLYRYFDSRQAVRLAFVHREARRIGAAVLREIDATAAPADRVVAGVLAALRAVRSDPLLIAWFRPGDAGLTSEIAETSEVIEAIAGSLFDTEDAAAQRELSLRARWLTRVIVSLLTVPGRDEAEERELLRRFVAPAVTVAHT, from the coding sequence ATGAGCGGTCAGCCGCGGAGGCGGCAGCGAAGCGTCACCACGCAGCGGCCCGGTCATGCCGGAGAGAGCGGGCAGCGCTGGTTGAGCGAGCCGCGCGCGGCGCACGCCGCCGAGCGCATCCTCGACGCGGCCGCCGAGTTGTTCGCCGCGCGCGGGGTGGCCGCCACCGGCATGGCCGATATCGCCAAGGCCGCCGGTTGCTCCCGCGCGACGCTCTACCGGTACTTCGACAGCAGGCAGGCCGTGCGGCTGGCGTTCGTGCACCGCGAGGCCCGCCGCATCGGCGCCGCGGTGCTGCGCGAGATCGACGCGACCGCCGCGCCCGCGGACCGGGTGGTGGCCGGCGTACTGGCGGCGCTGCGAGCGGTGCGCTCGGACCCGCTGCTGATCGCCTGGTTCCGCCCCGGCGACGCGGGCCTCACCTCGGAGATCGCCGAGACCTCGGAGGTGATCGAGGCCATCGCGGGCTCGCTGTTCGATACCGAAGACGCTGCGGCACAACGGGAGCTGTCGCTGCGGGCGCGCTGGCTCACCCGGGTCATCGTGTCGCTGCTGACGGTCCCCGGCCGCGACGAGGCCGAGGAACGCGAGCTGCTGCGCCGGTTCGTCGCGCCCGCGGTCACCGTCGCGCACACCTGA
- a CDS encoding phosphoribosyltransferase, with product MPFLDRREAGRRLVERLRAFRGPETIVLGLPRGGVPVAFEVATALRAPLDVAVVCKLEVPDRPRLVFGAVAESGVRVVDDDLVVRAFIAPPERSRVERQARETVLRNSARLRRNRPQPRIAGRTVVLVDDGVTTGNTARAACELARARGAARVVFAVPVGSCRPIRALTGFADNVICLETPALFHTIGQWYRHFDEVSEDTVRALLDRAAGELGDRSPTQPIRTV from the coding sequence ATGCCCTTCCTGGATCGCCGCGAAGCCGGCCGCCGGCTCGTCGAACGCCTGCGCGCCTTCCGCGGGCCCGAGACCATCGTGCTCGGGTTGCCGCGCGGTGGCGTGCCGGTGGCGTTCGAGGTCGCCACCGCGTTGCGGGCGCCGCTGGACGTCGCCGTGGTGTGCAAGCTGGAGGTTCCCGACCGGCCCCGGCTGGTGTTCGGCGCGGTCGCCGAATCCGGCGTCCGCGTGGTCGACGACGACCTGGTGGTGCGGGCTTTCATCGCCCCGCCCGAGCGGTCCCGGGTGGAACGCCAGGCGCGGGAGACGGTGCTGCGCAACAGCGCTCGGCTGCGGCGCAACCGGCCGCAACCGCGGATCGCGGGGCGCACCGTGGTGCTCGTCGACGACGGCGTCACCACCGGCAACACCGCGCGGGCGGCGTGCGAACTGGCCCGGGCCCGCGGTGCGGCGCGGGTGGTGTTCGCCGTGCCGGTGGGTTCCTGCCGTCCGATCCGGGCCCTGACCGGGTTCGCCGACAACGTGATCTGCCTGGAGACACCGGCGCTGTTCCACACCATCGGCCAGTGGTATCGCCACTTCGACGAGGTCAGCGAGGACACCGTGCGCGCGCTGCTCGACCGGGCGGCGGGCGAGCTGGGCGACCGGTCACCCACCCAGCCGATCCGCACCGTCTGA